From the Amia ocellicauda isolate fAmiCal2 chromosome 21, fAmiCal2.hap1, whole genome shotgun sequence genome, one window contains:
- the smek1 gene encoding serine/threonine-protein phosphatase 4 regulatory subunit 3 isoform X4, protein MTDTRRRVKVYTLNEDRQWDDRGTGHVSSGYVERLKGMSLLVRAESDGSLLLESKINPNTAYQKQQDTLIVWSEAENYDLALSFQEKAGCDEIWEKICQVQGKDPSVDITQELVDESEEERFDDMSSPGLELPPCELNRLEEVAELVASSLPSPLRREKLALALENEGYIKKLLELFHVCEDLENLEGLHHLYEIIKGIFLLNRTALFEVMFSEECIMDVIGCLEYDPSLPQPRKHREFLTKTAKFKEVIPISDPELKQKIHQTYRVQYIQDMVLPTPSVFEENMLSTLHSFIFFNKVEIVGMLQDDEKFLTDLFARLTDEATDDDKRHELVNFLKEFCAFSQTLQPQNRDAFFKTLSNMGILPALEVILGMDDVQVRSAATDIFSYLVEYNPSMVREFVMQECQQNDDDILLINLIIEHMICDTDPELGGAVQLMGLLRTLVDPENMLATANKTEKTEFLSFFYKHCMHVLTAPLLANTTEEKPSKDDFQTSQLLALILELLTFCVEHHTYHIKNYIINKDILRRVLVLMASKHAFLALCALRFMRKIIGLKDEFYNRYIMRNFLFEPVVKAFLNNGSRYNLMNSAIIEMFEYVRVEDVKSLTAHVIENYWKALEDVDYVQTFKGLKLRYEQQRERQDNPKLDSMRSILRNHRYRRDARTLEDEEEMWFNTDEDDLEDGEAVVPPSDKMKSDDDLMDPISKFMERKKLKETEDKEVLPKSNLTGRQSPSFKLSFSSGTKTSLTSASSASHHPGSPGSPGSPGSPGSPGSVAKSTPQTAAITTKGGLVGLVDYPDDDEEEEDDVENNEESPPLSKKSKLGS, encoded by the exons ATGACGGACACTCGACGACGAGTGAAGGTTTACACCCTTAACGAGGACCGACAATGGGACGACCGGGGCACCGGGCATGTTTCCTCCGGCTATGTGGAGAGACTGAAAGGCATGTCCTTGCTAGTACGGGCCGAGAGCGATG GTTCTCTTCTGCTGGAGTCAAAGATCAACCCTAACACTGCTTACCAGAAACAGCAG GACACATTGATAGTTTGGTCTGAAGCAGAAAACTATGACTTGGCTCTTAGTTTTCAGGAGAAAGCAGGGTGTGATGAGATATGGGAGAAGATATGCCAG GTTCAGGGCAAGGATCCATCTGTGGACATCACCCAGGAGCTAGTGGATGAGTCTGAAGAGGAGCGATTCGATGACATGTCCTCCCCCGGCCTGGAGCTGCCGCCTTGTGAATTAAACAGACTGGAAGAGGTGGCCGAACTGGTGGCCTCCTCATTACCTTCCCCACTGAGACGCGAGAAACTAGCCCTGGCTCTTGAAAACGAGGGTTACATCAAGAAGCTCTTAGAACTCTTCCATGTGTGTGAAGACTTAGAAAATCTGGAAGGACTGCACCACTTGTACGAAATCATAAAGGGAATTTTTCTCTTGAATCGAACTGCACTTTTCGAGGTTATGTTCTCTGAGGAATGTATAATGGATGTAATAGGCTGTCTAGAGTACGACCCCTCATTACCCCAGCCAAGGAAACACAGGGAGTTCCTGACAAAAACAGCCAAGTTTAAAGAGGTGATCCCGATATCAGACCCTGAACTCAAACAGAAAATTCATCAGACGTACAGAGTACAGTACATTCAGGATATGGTCCTTCCCACCCCTTCAGTTTTTGAAGAAAACATGCTTTCCACTCTCCACTCCTTTATCTTTTTTAATAAAGTCGAAATTGTTGGAATGTTGCAG GACGACGAAAAGTTCCTGACTGACCTTTTTGCACGACTAACTGACGAAGCAACGGATGATGATAAGAGACACGAATTG GTAAATTTTCTTAAAGAATTTTGTGCATTTTCTCAAACGTTACAACCTCAAAACAGAGACGCCTTCTTTAAAACGTTGTCAAATATGGGAATCCTGCCAGCATTGGAAGTCATTCTG GGAATGGATGATGTTCAAGTGCGTAGCGCTGCCACTGATATTTTCTCCTATTTGGTTGAATACAACCCATCCATGGTACGAGAATTCGTAATGCAGGAGTGTCAGCAAAATGATGAT GACATTCTCCTCATTAATTTGATCATTGAGCACATGATATGTGACACAGATCCAGAGCTTGGGGGTGCAGTGCAGCTTATGGGCCTGCTCCGAACTTTAGTTGATCCTGAAAATATGCTTGCCACCGCCAAC AAAACTGAAAAGACCGAGTTTTTAAGCTTCTTTTACAAACACTGCATGCACGTTCTCACTGCCCCCTTGCTGGCAAACACAACAGAGGAGAAGCCCAGCAAAG ATGATTTTCAGACATCCCAGCTCTTGGCTTTAATACTGGAACTGCTCACTTTCTGTGTGGAGCATCACACCTATCATATCAAAAACTATATTATTAACAAGGATATCCTCAGAAGAGTGCTTGTGCTTATGGCTTCAAAACATGCCTTTCTGGCACTAT GTGCACTTCGCTTCATGAGGAAAATAATTGGGTTAAAAGATGAATTTTACAATCGCTACATCATGAGAAACTTCTTATTTGAACCAGTTGTGAAGGCGTTTCTCAATAATGGATCCCGTTATAACCTTATGAACTCGGCCATCATTGAAATGTTTGAGTACGTCAGAGTG GAGGATGTGAAGTCCTTAACTGCTCATGTCATTGAAAATTATTGGAAAGCTCTTGAAGATGTAGATTACGTACAGACATTTAAAGGACTGAAGTTGCGCTACGAGCAACAAAGGGAAAGGCAAGATAACCCCAAGCTGGATAG CATGCGTTCCATCTTGAGGAACCACAGATACCGCAGGGATGCTCGCACACTGGAAGACGAAGAGGAGATGTGGTTCAACACTGATGAGGATGACCTAGAGGATGGAGAGGCGGTTGTCCCTCCGTCGGATAAAATGAAAAGCGATGATGACCTCATGGACCCCATTAGCAAAtttatggaaagaaaaaaat TGAAAGAAACTGAAGATAAGGAAGTTTTGCCGAAATCTAACCTAACGGGTCGGCAAAGTCCAAGCTTCAAGCTCTCCTTCTCCAGCGGAACCAAGACCAGTCTCACCAGCGCGTCGTCGGCCAGTCACCACCCTGGCTCTCCTGGTTCTCCAGGCTCTCCTGGGTCCCCTGGGTCCCCGGGCTCTGTAGCCAAAAGCACACCACAGACAGCAGCTATCACTACCAAG GGAGGTCTTGTGGGGCTTGTAGATTATCCCGAtgatgatgaggaggaggaagatgatGTAGAAAACAATGAGGAAAGTCCACCCCTGTCCAAGAAATCCAAGTTGGGGTCTTAA
- the smek1 gene encoding serine/threonine-protein phosphatase 4 regulatory subunit 3 isoform X2 — protein sequence MTDTRRRVKVYTLNEDRQWDDRGTGHVSSGYVERLKGMSLLVRAESDGSLLLESKINPNTAYQKQQDTLIVWSEAENYDLALSFQEKAGCDEIWEKICQVQGKDPSVDITQELVDESEEERFDDMSSPGLELPPCELNRLEEVAELVASSLPSPLRREKLALALENEGYIKKLLELFHVCEDLENLEGLHHLYEIIKGIFLLNRTALFEVMFSEECIMDVIGCLEYDPSLPQPRKHREFLTKTAKFKEVIPISDPELKQKIHQTYRVQYIQDMVLPTPSVFEENMLSTLHSFIFFNKVEIVGMLQDDEKFLTDLFARLTDEATDDDKRHELVNFLKEFCAFSQTLQPQNRDAFFKTLSNMGILPALEVILGMDDVQVRSAATDIFSYLVEYNPSMVREFVMQECQQNDDDILLINLIIEHMICDTDPELGGAVQLMGLLRTLVDPENMLATANKTEKTEFLSFFYKHCMHVLTAPLLANTTEEKPSKDDFQTSQLLALILELLTFCVEHHTYHIKNYIINKDILRRVLVLMASKHAFLALCALRFMRKIIGLKDEFYNRYIMRNFLFEPVVKAFLNNGSRYNLMNSAIIEMFEYVRVEDVKSLTAHVIENYWKALEDVDYVQTFKGLKLRYEQQRERQDNPKLDSMRSILRNHRYRRDARTLEDEEEMWFNTDEDDLEDGEAVVPPSDKMKSDDDLMDPISKFMERKKLKETEDKEVLPKSNLTGRQSPSFKLSFSSGTKTSLTSASSASHHPGSPGSPGSPGSPGSPGSVAKSTPQTAAITTKVQIECEEQVAKSTDQEKNSMKMEHDVKIDVPLSRTTSGGICEESRKGGLVGLVDYPDDDEEEEDDVENNEESPPLSKKSKLGS from the exons ATGACGGACACTCGACGACGAGTGAAGGTTTACACCCTTAACGAGGACCGACAATGGGACGACCGGGGCACCGGGCATGTTTCCTCCGGCTATGTGGAGAGACTGAAAGGCATGTCCTTGCTAGTACGGGCCGAGAGCGATG GTTCTCTTCTGCTGGAGTCAAAGATCAACCCTAACACTGCTTACCAGAAACAGCAG GACACATTGATAGTTTGGTCTGAAGCAGAAAACTATGACTTGGCTCTTAGTTTTCAGGAGAAAGCAGGGTGTGATGAGATATGGGAGAAGATATGCCAG GTTCAGGGCAAGGATCCATCTGTGGACATCACCCAGGAGCTAGTGGATGAGTCTGAAGAGGAGCGATTCGATGACATGTCCTCCCCCGGCCTGGAGCTGCCGCCTTGTGAATTAAACAGACTGGAAGAGGTGGCCGAACTGGTGGCCTCCTCATTACCTTCCCCACTGAGACGCGAGAAACTAGCCCTGGCTCTTGAAAACGAGGGTTACATCAAGAAGCTCTTAGAACTCTTCCATGTGTGTGAAGACTTAGAAAATCTGGAAGGACTGCACCACTTGTACGAAATCATAAAGGGAATTTTTCTCTTGAATCGAACTGCACTTTTCGAGGTTATGTTCTCTGAGGAATGTATAATGGATGTAATAGGCTGTCTAGAGTACGACCCCTCATTACCCCAGCCAAGGAAACACAGGGAGTTCCTGACAAAAACAGCCAAGTTTAAAGAGGTGATCCCGATATCAGACCCTGAACTCAAACAGAAAATTCATCAGACGTACAGAGTACAGTACATTCAGGATATGGTCCTTCCCACCCCTTCAGTTTTTGAAGAAAACATGCTTTCCACTCTCCACTCCTTTATCTTTTTTAATAAAGTCGAAATTGTTGGAATGTTGCAG GACGACGAAAAGTTCCTGACTGACCTTTTTGCACGACTAACTGACGAAGCAACGGATGATGATAAGAGACACGAATTG GTAAATTTTCTTAAAGAATTTTGTGCATTTTCTCAAACGTTACAACCTCAAAACAGAGACGCCTTCTTTAAAACGTTGTCAAATATGGGAATCCTGCCAGCATTGGAAGTCATTCTG GGAATGGATGATGTTCAAGTGCGTAGCGCTGCCACTGATATTTTCTCCTATTTGGTTGAATACAACCCATCCATGGTACGAGAATTCGTAATGCAGGAGTGTCAGCAAAATGATGAT GACATTCTCCTCATTAATTTGATCATTGAGCACATGATATGTGACACAGATCCAGAGCTTGGGGGTGCAGTGCAGCTTATGGGCCTGCTCCGAACTTTAGTTGATCCTGAAAATATGCTTGCCACCGCCAAC AAAACTGAAAAGACCGAGTTTTTAAGCTTCTTTTACAAACACTGCATGCACGTTCTCACTGCCCCCTTGCTGGCAAACACAACAGAGGAGAAGCCCAGCAAAG ATGATTTTCAGACATCCCAGCTCTTGGCTTTAATACTGGAACTGCTCACTTTCTGTGTGGAGCATCACACCTATCATATCAAAAACTATATTATTAACAAGGATATCCTCAGAAGAGTGCTTGTGCTTATGGCTTCAAAACATGCCTTTCTGGCACTAT GTGCACTTCGCTTCATGAGGAAAATAATTGGGTTAAAAGATGAATTTTACAATCGCTACATCATGAGAAACTTCTTATTTGAACCAGTTGTGAAGGCGTTTCTCAATAATGGATCCCGTTATAACCTTATGAACTCGGCCATCATTGAAATGTTTGAGTACGTCAGAGTG GAGGATGTGAAGTCCTTAACTGCTCATGTCATTGAAAATTATTGGAAAGCTCTTGAAGATGTAGATTACGTACAGACATTTAAAGGACTGAAGTTGCGCTACGAGCAACAAAGGGAAAGGCAAGATAACCCCAAGCTGGATAG CATGCGTTCCATCTTGAGGAACCACAGATACCGCAGGGATGCTCGCACACTGGAAGACGAAGAGGAGATGTGGTTCAACACTGATGAGGATGACCTAGAGGATGGAGAGGCGGTTGTCCCTCCGTCGGATAAAATGAAAAGCGATGATGACCTCATGGACCCCATTAGCAAAtttatggaaagaaaaaaat TGAAAGAAACTGAAGATAAGGAAGTTTTGCCGAAATCTAACCTAACGGGTCGGCAAAGTCCAAGCTTCAAGCTCTCCTTCTCCAGCGGAACCAAGACCAGTCTCACCAGCGCGTCGTCGGCCAGTCACCACCCTGGCTCTCCTGGTTCTCCAGGCTCTCCTGGGTCCCCTGGGTCCCCGGGCTCTGTAGCCAAAAGCACACCACAGACAGCAGCTATCACTACCAAG GTGCAGATTGAATGTGAAGAGCAGGTTGCAAAATCCACAGATCAGGAAAAAAATAGCATGAAAATGGAACATGATGTAAAAATTGATGTTCCGCTCAGTAGGACTACTTCAGGAGGTATTTGTGAAGAAAGCAGGAAA GGAGGTCTTGTGGGGCTTGTAGATTATCCCGAtgatgatgaggaggaggaagatgatGTAGAAAACAATGAGGAAAGTCCACCCCTGTCCAAGAAATCCAAGTTGGGGTCTTAA
- the smek1 gene encoding serine/threonine-protein phosphatase 4 regulatory subunit 3 isoform X3: MTDTRRRVKVYTLNEDRQWDDRGTGHVSSGYVERLKGMSLLVRAESDGSLLLESKINPNTAYQKQQDTLIVWSEAENYDLALSFQEKAGCDEIWEKICQVQGKDPSVDITQELVDESEEERFDDMSSPGLELPPCELNRLEEVAELVASSLPSPLRREKLALALENEGYIKKLLELFHVCEDLENLEGLHHLYEIIKGIFLLNRTALFEVMFSEECIMDVIGCLEYDPSLPQPRKHREFLTKTAKFKEVIPISDPELKQKIHQTYRVQYIQDMVLPTPSVFEENMLSTLHSFIFFNKVEIVGMLQDDEKFLTDLFARLTDEATDDDKRHELVNFLKEFCAFSQTLQPQNRDAFFKTLSNMGILPALEVILGMDDVQVRSAATDIFSYLVEYNPSMVREFVMQECQQNDDDILLINLIIEHMICDTDPELGGAVQLMGLLRTLVDPENMLATANKTEKTEFLSFFYKHCMHVLTAPLLANTTEEKPSKGETTAHNDDFQTSQLLALILELLTFCVEHHTYHIKNYIINKDILRRVLVLMASKHAFLALCALRFMRKIIGLKDEFYNRYIMRNFLFEPVVKAFLNNGSRYNLMNSAIIEMFEYVRVEDVKSLTAHVIENYWKALEDVDYVQTFKGLKLRYEQQRERQDNPKLDSMRSILRNHRYRRDARTLEDEEEMWFNTDEDDLEDGEAVVPPSDKMKSDDDLMDPISKFMERKKLKETEDKEVLPKSNLTGRQSPSFKLSFSSGTKTSLTSASSASHHPGSPGSPGSPGSPGSPGSVAKSTPQTAAITTKGGLVGLVDYPDDDEEEEDDVENNEESPPLSKKSKLGS, from the exons ATGACGGACACTCGACGACGAGTGAAGGTTTACACCCTTAACGAGGACCGACAATGGGACGACCGGGGCACCGGGCATGTTTCCTCCGGCTATGTGGAGAGACTGAAAGGCATGTCCTTGCTAGTACGGGCCGAGAGCGATG GTTCTCTTCTGCTGGAGTCAAAGATCAACCCTAACACTGCTTACCAGAAACAGCAG GACACATTGATAGTTTGGTCTGAAGCAGAAAACTATGACTTGGCTCTTAGTTTTCAGGAGAAAGCAGGGTGTGATGAGATATGGGAGAAGATATGCCAG GTTCAGGGCAAGGATCCATCTGTGGACATCACCCAGGAGCTAGTGGATGAGTCTGAAGAGGAGCGATTCGATGACATGTCCTCCCCCGGCCTGGAGCTGCCGCCTTGTGAATTAAACAGACTGGAAGAGGTGGCCGAACTGGTGGCCTCCTCATTACCTTCCCCACTGAGACGCGAGAAACTAGCCCTGGCTCTTGAAAACGAGGGTTACATCAAGAAGCTCTTAGAACTCTTCCATGTGTGTGAAGACTTAGAAAATCTGGAAGGACTGCACCACTTGTACGAAATCATAAAGGGAATTTTTCTCTTGAATCGAACTGCACTTTTCGAGGTTATGTTCTCTGAGGAATGTATAATGGATGTAATAGGCTGTCTAGAGTACGACCCCTCATTACCCCAGCCAAGGAAACACAGGGAGTTCCTGACAAAAACAGCCAAGTTTAAAGAGGTGATCCCGATATCAGACCCTGAACTCAAACAGAAAATTCATCAGACGTACAGAGTACAGTACATTCAGGATATGGTCCTTCCCACCCCTTCAGTTTTTGAAGAAAACATGCTTTCCACTCTCCACTCCTTTATCTTTTTTAATAAAGTCGAAATTGTTGGAATGTTGCAG GACGACGAAAAGTTCCTGACTGACCTTTTTGCACGACTAACTGACGAAGCAACGGATGATGATAAGAGACACGAATTG GTAAATTTTCTTAAAGAATTTTGTGCATTTTCTCAAACGTTACAACCTCAAAACAGAGACGCCTTCTTTAAAACGTTGTCAAATATGGGAATCCTGCCAGCATTGGAAGTCATTCTG GGAATGGATGATGTTCAAGTGCGTAGCGCTGCCACTGATATTTTCTCCTATTTGGTTGAATACAACCCATCCATGGTACGAGAATTCGTAATGCAGGAGTGTCAGCAAAATGATGAT GACATTCTCCTCATTAATTTGATCATTGAGCACATGATATGTGACACAGATCCAGAGCTTGGGGGTGCAGTGCAGCTTATGGGCCTGCTCCGAACTTTAGTTGATCCTGAAAATATGCTTGCCACCGCCAAC AAAACTGAAAAGACCGAGTTTTTAAGCTTCTTTTACAAACACTGCATGCACGTTCTCACTGCCCCCTTGCTGGCAAACACAACAGAGGAGAAGCCCAGCAAAGGTGAGACCACAGCACATAATG ATGATTTTCAGACATCCCAGCTCTTGGCTTTAATACTGGAACTGCTCACTTTCTGTGTGGAGCATCACACCTATCATATCAAAAACTATATTATTAACAAGGATATCCTCAGAAGAGTGCTTGTGCTTATGGCTTCAAAACATGCCTTTCTGGCACTAT GTGCACTTCGCTTCATGAGGAAAATAATTGGGTTAAAAGATGAATTTTACAATCGCTACATCATGAGAAACTTCTTATTTGAACCAGTTGTGAAGGCGTTTCTCAATAATGGATCCCGTTATAACCTTATGAACTCGGCCATCATTGAAATGTTTGAGTACGTCAGAGTG GAGGATGTGAAGTCCTTAACTGCTCATGTCATTGAAAATTATTGGAAAGCTCTTGAAGATGTAGATTACGTACAGACATTTAAAGGACTGAAGTTGCGCTACGAGCAACAAAGGGAAAGGCAAGATAACCCCAAGCTGGATAG CATGCGTTCCATCTTGAGGAACCACAGATACCGCAGGGATGCTCGCACACTGGAAGACGAAGAGGAGATGTGGTTCAACACTGATGAGGATGACCTAGAGGATGGAGAGGCGGTTGTCCCTCCGTCGGATAAAATGAAAAGCGATGATGACCTCATGGACCCCATTAGCAAAtttatggaaagaaaaaaat TGAAAGAAACTGAAGATAAGGAAGTTTTGCCGAAATCTAACCTAACGGGTCGGCAAAGTCCAAGCTTCAAGCTCTCCTTCTCCAGCGGAACCAAGACCAGTCTCACCAGCGCGTCGTCGGCCAGTCACCACCCTGGCTCTCCTGGTTCTCCAGGCTCTCCTGGGTCCCCTGGGTCCCCGGGCTCTGTAGCCAAAAGCACACCACAGACAGCAGCTATCACTACCAAG GGAGGTCTTGTGGGGCTTGTAGATTATCCCGAtgatgatgaggaggaggaagatgatGTAGAAAACAATGAGGAAAGTCCACCCCTGTCCAAGAAATCCAAGTTGGGGTCTTAA
- the smek1 gene encoding serine/threonine-protein phosphatase 4 regulatory subunit 3 isoform X1, with translation MTDTRRRVKVYTLNEDRQWDDRGTGHVSSGYVERLKGMSLLVRAESDGSLLLESKINPNTAYQKQQDTLIVWSEAENYDLALSFQEKAGCDEIWEKICQVQGKDPSVDITQELVDESEEERFDDMSSPGLELPPCELNRLEEVAELVASSLPSPLRREKLALALENEGYIKKLLELFHVCEDLENLEGLHHLYEIIKGIFLLNRTALFEVMFSEECIMDVIGCLEYDPSLPQPRKHREFLTKTAKFKEVIPISDPELKQKIHQTYRVQYIQDMVLPTPSVFEENMLSTLHSFIFFNKVEIVGMLQDDEKFLTDLFARLTDEATDDDKRHELVNFLKEFCAFSQTLQPQNRDAFFKTLSNMGILPALEVILGMDDVQVRSAATDIFSYLVEYNPSMVREFVMQECQQNDDDILLINLIIEHMICDTDPELGGAVQLMGLLRTLVDPENMLATANKTEKTEFLSFFYKHCMHVLTAPLLANTTEEKPSKGETTAHNDDFQTSQLLALILELLTFCVEHHTYHIKNYIINKDILRRVLVLMASKHAFLALCALRFMRKIIGLKDEFYNRYIMRNFLFEPVVKAFLNNGSRYNLMNSAIIEMFEYVRVEDVKSLTAHVIENYWKALEDVDYVQTFKGLKLRYEQQRERQDNPKLDSMRSILRNHRYRRDARTLEDEEEMWFNTDEDDLEDGEAVVPPSDKMKSDDDLMDPISKFMERKKLKETEDKEVLPKSNLTGRQSPSFKLSFSSGTKTSLTSASSASHHPGSPGSPGSPGSPGSPGSVAKSTPQTAAITTKVQIECEEQVAKSTDQEKNSMKMEHDVKIDVPLSRTTSGGICEESRKGGLVGLVDYPDDDEEEEDDVENNEESPPLSKKSKLGS, from the exons ATGACGGACACTCGACGACGAGTGAAGGTTTACACCCTTAACGAGGACCGACAATGGGACGACCGGGGCACCGGGCATGTTTCCTCCGGCTATGTGGAGAGACTGAAAGGCATGTCCTTGCTAGTACGGGCCGAGAGCGATG GTTCTCTTCTGCTGGAGTCAAAGATCAACCCTAACACTGCTTACCAGAAACAGCAG GACACATTGATAGTTTGGTCTGAAGCAGAAAACTATGACTTGGCTCTTAGTTTTCAGGAGAAAGCAGGGTGTGATGAGATATGGGAGAAGATATGCCAG GTTCAGGGCAAGGATCCATCTGTGGACATCACCCAGGAGCTAGTGGATGAGTCTGAAGAGGAGCGATTCGATGACATGTCCTCCCCCGGCCTGGAGCTGCCGCCTTGTGAATTAAACAGACTGGAAGAGGTGGCCGAACTGGTGGCCTCCTCATTACCTTCCCCACTGAGACGCGAGAAACTAGCCCTGGCTCTTGAAAACGAGGGTTACATCAAGAAGCTCTTAGAACTCTTCCATGTGTGTGAAGACTTAGAAAATCTGGAAGGACTGCACCACTTGTACGAAATCATAAAGGGAATTTTTCTCTTGAATCGAACTGCACTTTTCGAGGTTATGTTCTCTGAGGAATGTATAATGGATGTAATAGGCTGTCTAGAGTACGACCCCTCATTACCCCAGCCAAGGAAACACAGGGAGTTCCTGACAAAAACAGCCAAGTTTAAAGAGGTGATCCCGATATCAGACCCTGAACTCAAACAGAAAATTCATCAGACGTACAGAGTACAGTACATTCAGGATATGGTCCTTCCCACCCCTTCAGTTTTTGAAGAAAACATGCTTTCCACTCTCCACTCCTTTATCTTTTTTAATAAAGTCGAAATTGTTGGAATGTTGCAG GACGACGAAAAGTTCCTGACTGACCTTTTTGCACGACTAACTGACGAAGCAACGGATGATGATAAGAGACACGAATTG GTAAATTTTCTTAAAGAATTTTGTGCATTTTCTCAAACGTTACAACCTCAAAACAGAGACGCCTTCTTTAAAACGTTGTCAAATATGGGAATCCTGCCAGCATTGGAAGTCATTCTG GGAATGGATGATGTTCAAGTGCGTAGCGCTGCCACTGATATTTTCTCCTATTTGGTTGAATACAACCCATCCATGGTACGAGAATTCGTAATGCAGGAGTGTCAGCAAAATGATGAT GACATTCTCCTCATTAATTTGATCATTGAGCACATGATATGTGACACAGATCCAGAGCTTGGGGGTGCAGTGCAGCTTATGGGCCTGCTCCGAACTTTAGTTGATCCTGAAAATATGCTTGCCACCGCCAAC AAAACTGAAAAGACCGAGTTTTTAAGCTTCTTTTACAAACACTGCATGCACGTTCTCACTGCCCCCTTGCTGGCAAACACAACAGAGGAGAAGCCCAGCAAAGGTGAGACCACAGCACATAATG ATGATTTTCAGACATCCCAGCTCTTGGCTTTAATACTGGAACTGCTCACTTTCTGTGTGGAGCATCACACCTATCATATCAAAAACTATATTATTAACAAGGATATCCTCAGAAGAGTGCTTGTGCTTATGGCTTCAAAACATGCCTTTCTGGCACTAT GTGCACTTCGCTTCATGAGGAAAATAATTGGGTTAAAAGATGAATTTTACAATCGCTACATCATGAGAAACTTCTTATTTGAACCAGTTGTGAAGGCGTTTCTCAATAATGGATCCCGTTATAACCTTATGAACTCGGCCATCATTGAAATGTTTGAGTACGTCAGAGTG GAGGATGTGAAGTCCTTAACTGCTCATGTCATTGAAAATTATTGGAAAGCTCTTGAAGATGTAGATTACGTACAGACATTTAAAGGACTGAAGTTGCGCTACGAGCAACAAAGGGAAAGGCAAGATAACCCCAAGCTGGATAG CATGCGTTCCATCTTGAGGAACCACAGATACCGCAGGGATGCTCGCACACTGGAAGACGAAGAGGAGATGTGGTTCAACACTGATGAGGATGACCTAGAGGATGGAGAGGCGGTTGTCCCTCCGTCGGATAAAATGAAAAGCGATGATGACCTCATGGACCCCATTAGCAAAtttatggaaagaaaaaaat TGAAAGAAACTGAAGATAAGGAAGTTTTGCCGAAATCTAACCTAACGGGTCGGCAAAGTCCAAGCTTCAAGCTCTCCTTCTCCAGCGGAACCAAGACCAGTCTCACCAGCGCGTCGTCGGCCAGTCACCACCCTGGCTCTCCTGGTTCTCCAGGCTCTCCTGGGTCCCCTGGGTCCCCGGGCTCTGTAGCCAAAAGCACACCACAGACAGCAGCTATCACTACCAAG GTGCAGATTGAATGTGAAGAGCAGGTTGCAAAATCCACAGATCAGGAAAAAAATAGCATGAAAATGGAACATGATGTAAAAATTGATGTTCCGCTCAGTAGGACTACTTCAGGAGGTATTTGTGAAGAAAGCAGGAAA GGAGGTCTTGTGGGGCTTGTAGATTATCCCGAtgatgatgaggaggaggaagatgatGTAGAAAACAATGAGGAAAGTCCACCCCTGTCCAAGAAATCCAAGTTGGGGTCTTAA